In Deltaproteobacteria bacterium GWC2_55_46, a single window of DNA contains:
- a CDS encoding hydroxymethylbilane synthase: protein MLKKTIIIGTRGSQLALWQANWVKSEIEKRHPELEVTLNKIKTTGDKILDVPLAKVGGKGLFVKEIEEALLDGRAHLAVHSMKDVPTFFPDGLHLRCITEREDPRDAVFSKNKVRLLDLPKGARIGTSSLRRQAQILSLRPDFEILQLRGNLDTRMKKLDNGDFDAIILAGAGVKRLGWADKITELLPVDLSLPAIGQGALGIETKTDDDYINGLVAFFDHPETSYCVRGERALLKRLEGGCQVPIAAHGELAGDTIRITGLVASTDGKTILKSAISGRRDDCEKLGVELAEKLLQMGAYDILKDLYEVKPPGSA from the coding sequence ATTTTGAAGAAGACGATAATCATAGGCACCAGGGGCAGCCAGCTCGCGCTCTGGCAGGCGAACTGGGTAAAGAGCGAGATAGAAAAAAGACACCCTGAGCTCGAGGTAACACTCAACAAGATAAAGACGACAGGGGACAAGATCCTCGACGTGCCGCTCGCCAAGGTCGGCGGCAAGGGGCTCTTTGTAAAAGAGATAGAAGAGGCGCTCCTTGACGGCAGGGCCCACCTCGCGGTCCATTCCATGAAGGACGTGCCCACCTTTTTCCCCGACGGGCTGCATCTGCGCTGTATAACAGAGAGGGAGGACCCGCGAGACGCCGTATTCAGCAAAAATAAAGTGAGGCTCCTCGACCTTCCAAAGGGCGCCAGGATAGGCACGTCGAGCTTAAGGAGGCAGGCCCAGATACTGAGCTTACGCCCCGACTTCGAGATACTGCAGCTTCGAGGCAACCTCGACACTCGCATGAAAAAACTCGACAACGGTGACTTCGACGCCATAATACTGGCGGGCGCGGGGGTAAAAAGGCTCGGCTGGGCAGATAAGATCACAGAGCTGCTGCCTGTGGACCTGAGCCTCCCGGCCATTGGCCAGGGCGCGCTCGGCATAGAGACGAAGACGGATGACGATTACATAAACGGCCTTGTCGCCTTCTTCGACCACCCTGAGACCTCATACTGCGTAAGGGGAGAAAGGGCGCTCCTCAAAAGGCTTGAGGGCGGCTGCCAGGTGCCCATCGCGGCCCACGGAGAGCTTGCGGGAGACACCATCAGAATAACGGGGCTTGTGGCCAGCACCGACGGCAAGACGATACTTAAAAGCGCCATCTCAGGGCGCAGGGACGATTGCGAGAAGCTCGGAGTTGAGCTGGCGGAAAAGCTCCTTCAGATGGGGGCATACGATATCCTTAAAGACCTCTACGAGGTCAAGCCCCCAGGGTCGGCCTGA
- a CDS encoding glutamyl-tRNA reductase — MNLVIVGLNHKTSPIEIREKLSFPSQTIGEPLARLTNHYGLAEGVILSTCNRVEVLAITSEIEKGTWQIKRFLSDYHSIPLEKLDEHLYVHQGEEAVKHLFRVAAGLDSMVMGEPQILGQVKDSYGYAVQHNTAGIIVNKLYHKAFQVAKRVRTETKIGESAVSISFAAVELARKIFGELAGKTCMLVGAGEMAELAARHLQSNGVREILVANRTYEKAVDLVKCFCGTAIMFREFPHYLKNVDIVIASTASPNFIIKPEQIHDVMRERKNRPMFFIDISVPRNVDPEVNTIDNCYVYDVDDLQGVVVANLHERQKEALQAEGIIAEEIELFYRWIKSLDVVPTIIALRKSFDSVRKAELAKAVSTIPSLGEKELKVLEAMTSAIVNKILHHPVTHLKREANKIEGDLYIDTIRKLFDLTIDEEAVKKAAQSNDD, encoded by the coding sequence ATGAACCTCGTAATAGTCGGACTCAACCATAAGACCTCGCCCATCGAGATAAGGGAGAAGCTCTCATTCCCCTCCCAGACCATTGGCGAGCCTCTCGCCAGGCTCACGAACCACTACGGCCTGGCCGAAGGCGTCATACTTTCGACCTGCAACAGGGTCGAGGTGCTCGCCATCACGAGCGAGATAGAGAAGGGGACCTGGCAGATAAAGCGGTTCCTCTCGGACTACCACTCAATACCCCTTGAGAAGCTCGATGAGCACCTCTACGTCCACCAGGGAGAGGAGGCGGTGAAGCACCTTTTCAGGGTGGCCGCCGGGCTCGACTCGATGGTCATGGGAGAGCCGCAGATACTCGGCCAGGTGAAGGACTCATACGGCTACGCGGTCCAGCACAACACCGCCGGGATCATAGTCAACAAGCTCTACCACAAGGCCTTCCAGGTCGCCAAGAGGGTGCGGACAGAGACGAAGATAGGCGAATCGGCGGTATCCATAAGCTTCGCCGCGGTAGAGCTCGCCAGAAAGATATTCGGCGAACTTGCCGGAAAGACCTGCATGCTCGTAGGCGCCGGAGAGATGGCGGAGCTTGCCGCCAGGCACCTTCAGAGCAACGGGGTCAGGGAGATACTGGTGGCGAACAGGACCTATGAGAAGGCCGTAGATCTCGTGAAATGCTTCTGCGGCACCGCCATCATGTTCAGGGAGTTCCCCCACTACCTCAAGAACGTCGATATCGTCATCGCCTCGACCGCCTCGCCAAACTTCATAATAAAGCCGGAGCAGATCCACGACGTGATGCGCGAGAGGAAGAACAGGCCCATGTTCTTCATCGACATCTCGGTGCCAAGGAACGTGGACCCGGAGGTCAACACAATAGACAACTGCTACGTCTACGACGTCGACGACCTGCAGGGCGTGGTCGTGGCGAACCTGCATGAGAGGCAAAAGGAAGCCCTGCAGGCGGAAGGGATAATAGCCGAGGAGATAGAACTATTCTACAGGTGGATAAAATCGCTTGACGTTGTGCCCACCATAATAGCCCTCAGAAAGTCATTCGACTCGGTTAGAAAGGCCGAGCTCGCCAAGGCGGTCTCGACTATCCCGAGCCTGGGCGAAAAGGAGCTTAAGGTCCTTGAGGCCATGACCTCCGCCATAGTCAACAAGATCCTCCACCACCCGGTAACGCACCTCAAGCGCGAGGCGAACAAGATAGAGGGAGACCTCTATATAGACACCATCAGGAAGCTCTTCGACCTGACCATCGACGAAGAGGCCGTAAAAAAGGCGGCCCAGAGCAACGACGACTAA
- a CDS encoding c-type cytochrome biogenesis protein CcsB, translated as MSEIFFHITAAVYLVTTVLYSAYLFARKERLLSVAQWVLVTGYVFHTATIITRWAASGRTPATSFHDSLIFFSWITVTLFLILAIKYRQRVLGAFVSPFALLLLITASFLPKQLVPLAPVLESYWLPVHVVLAFLGNAFFALAFLLGIMYIIQDRYLKTRKLRGIFFVLPSLDTIDELNYKCLQYGFPLLTAAIITGAIWSEYAIGSYWEWKHRQVWSLITWFLYAALLHGRLTAGWRGRKAAILSGVAFVSLIGSYFIINILSGGAHGLAR; from the coding sequence GTGAGCGAAATATTTTTTCATATAACAGCGGCGGTATACCTGGTGACTACGGTCCTTTATTCAGCATACCTTTTTGCCAGAAAAGAGAGGCTCCTCTCTGTAGCCCAATGGGTCCTTGTAACCGGATACGTATTTCACACCGCCACTATAATAACCCGCTGGGCCGCCTCAGGCCGCACCCCCGCCACCAGCTTCCACGACTCTCTGATCTTCTTCTCATGGATCACGGTCACGCTCTTTCTCATACTGGCCATTAAATACAGGCAACGGGTGCTGGGCGCCTTCGTAAGCCCTTTCGCCCTGCTTCTCCTTATAACGGCCTCGTTCCTGCCAAAGCAGTTAGTGCCGCTCGCGCCGGTCCTTGAAAGCTACTGGCTCCCGGTCCACGTGGTCCTCGCTTTCCTCGGCAACGCGTTCTTCGCCCTGGCCTTCCTCCTGGGGATAATGTACATCATCCAGGACAGGTACCTCAAGACCAGGAAGCTCCGCGGCATTTTCTTCGTCCTCCCCTCGCTCGACACCATCGACGAGCTTAACTACAAGTGCCTCCAGTACGGCTTCCCGCTCCTTACGGCGGCCATCATCACCGGCGCCATATGGTCAGAGTACGCCATAGGGAGCTACTGGGAATGGAAGCACAGGCAGGTCTGGTCGCTCATAACCTGGTTCCTTTACGCGGCGCTCCTCCACGGCAGGCTTACCGCCGGATGGAGGGGCCGGAAGGCCGCCATACTCTCCGGGGTGGCCTTTGTGAGCCTCATAGGCTCTTACTTCATCATAAATATTCTGTCAGGCGGAGCGCACGGGCTCGCTCGCTAA